The Marinilongibacter aquaticus genome has a window encoding:
- a CDS encoding hybrid sensor histidine kinase/response regulator transcription factor → MTTIMESFGERNGFRFFLGILAFLIVHVVLGQNIERFSNKEGFNQNTINTIQQDKYGFLWYGTPNGLIRYDGYTFKTYVREIGESQGLVSNYITFLFSDSQGILWIGSNIGLNVYVPWLEKFYAVPLKNRQYVRQIKAGKDGKIVFLGDEDLSECELLDPAKGTFKTTEGLLGEFSDRYAINDFNFLEEDALLLATNVGLQSLKVKWDPSRHVQVVSETGQAVFEGKDISVFLVNKSNKKLYIGTADSFNVAEWNIDGQLKILKSFGGSKAKYKMAQPLYVQTMFEDGSNAIWLGTRRQGVYQFNDEGELIRHFGYDTFDEKGISSANINSLYMDEFNVLWIGTAQGGLNKLDLTQKPFLVYSHNPYDKQSIADNLLMDILEDSKGRLWLAGFNEPLIRSVGIVNDHTVRNLKFENLRGQFNLIENDIVRCLYEDNKGFIWIGSDRSIAVYELNTNQFKRIDLEDRGETLQPVTIRDICQIDKDHVLLAGDRIVLLENPWDEIKKSAKPRLKVGSRMTSQFGRGKVILKDQDDRFWLGTSKALLDCSFNGEDIVINHDYSANGNNAAFAYHDVFSLYKDGKGRLWIGSFGGGLNKLVLDDHAEPKNGELFNKNNLLPDDAVYGILEDRSKYLWISTDMGLVKFNPSDNSVNLFDVRDGLPQNNFREVAHFSGKSGYFYFGGLNGLTLFKPEEVKLKNQTPKVLISELIIDNKPFKIGEEINGNRVLSRSITETKGIRIPRSLRNLSFSVVVRQTSSPSKNSLSYKLEGFNDDWVHEDLGKTTINYTNLTAGNYVLKIKAANSDGVWSEHVKEIAIEVLPYWYNTWWSYLLFFIIFAGVIVGIMAYFVRLEKLNQRLKFEELDKERIEIINQGKFRYFTNLSHEFRTPLTLISGPLEQLMTDNVNPDNLAYLSIIKKNTKRLLNLANQLITFREVEEGGVKLTPSKLTLGEFLYPTTEAFENYANEKNINFFYKIATPNETLVTDVEKLERILYNLLSNAFKNTPPDGAIWIEARVENVLEKKTIFIDVVDTGRGIPQESLEKIFERFYRLGEKGGENVGGGGIGLAFSRSLVQLLGGEISVKSEEGVETRFSLTIPSGSEEPFLTQNETASKSYVHDWVPLSNENPSTPVLWTEDRQSEKKSLLLVEDEVDIQQFLLRALSAKYDVAVAGNGLEALKMIKKKEPDLIISDVMMPEMDGFTFCEQIKSNADTSHIPLLLLTALGDEENLIKGLEYGADEYLSKPFSLKHLELRLEKLINNTLRIKEYFSKNSFLPENKDDLGITKRDQEFLEDLNAHIANHLSNSEFGVEELSKELNLSPSHLYRRLKKLTGQVPNVYLRNFRLQRAAELLESHEGYNVAEVMYQIGIESHSYFSSSFKKLFGVSPSQYARKN, encoded by the coding sequence ATGACCACAATAATGGAAAGCTTTGGAGAAAGGAATGGTTTCAGGTTCTTTTTGGGGATTCTTGCCTTTCTTATCGTGCATGTGGTTTTGGGCCAGAATATCGAGCGATTTTCAAACAAAGAGGGGTTCAATCAAAATACCATCAACACCATTCAGCAGGATAAATACGGCTTTCTTTGGTACGGTACACCCAATGGACTGATCCGTTATGATGGCTATACGTTTAAAACCTACGTACGCGAAATTGGAGAAAGCCAAGGCCTTGTAAGCAATTACATTACCTTTTTGTTCAGCGACAGCCAAGGTATTTTGTGGATAGGCTCGAACATTGGTTTGAATGTGTACGTGCCTTGGCTCGAAAAGTTTTACGCTGTGCCCTTGAAAAACAGGCAATATGTACGGCAGATAAAGGCTGGAAAGGATGGCAAGATCGTTTTTTTGGGAGACGAAGACTTGAGCGAATGCGAATTGCTTGATCCTGCAAAGGGTACTTTTAAAACGACAGAAGGGCTTTTGGGGGAGTTTTCCGACAGGTATGCCATTAATGATTTCAACTTTTTGGAGGAGGATGCATTGCTTCTGGCTACCAATGTGGGTTTGCAAAGTCTCAAAGTAAAATGGGACCCCTCTCGGCATGTGCAGGTTGTATCCGAAACCGGTCAGGCGGTTTTCGAGGGAAAAGACATTTCGGTGTTTCTCGTTAATAAGTCCAATAAAAAGTTATACATAGGTACAGCCGATTCCTTCAATGTAGCCGAATGGAATATTGATGGACAACTTAAAATTTTAAAGTCATTTGGAGGTTCGAAAGCCAAGTACAAGATGGCCCAACCTTTATACGTGCAAACTATGTTTGAAGATGGTTCTAATGCGATTTGGCTGGGAACCAGAAGGCAGGGAGTGTATCAATTTAATGATGAGGGGGAGCTTATAAGGCATTTTGGTTATGATACTTTTGATGAAAAGGGCATAAGCAGTGCGAATATAAATTCTTTGTACATGGATGAATTCAATGTACTGTGGATAGGTACAGCCCAAGGAGGCTTGAATAAATTGGACTTGACCCAAAAACCGTTTCTTGTATACAGTCACAATCCATACGACAAACAATCCATTGCCGACAACCTGCTGATGGATATTTTGGAAGACAGTAAGGGTAGGCTTTGGTTAGCAGGGTTTAATGAGCCTCTTATCAGGAGTGTGGGTATTGTGAATGATCATACTGTACGAAATTTAAAATTTGAAAACCTGAGAGGGCAGTTCAATTTGATTGAAAACGATATTGTACGTTGCTTGTACGAAGATAACAAAGGCTTTATTTGGATAGGCTCAGATAGATCTATTGCCGTCTATGAACTCAACACAAATCAATTCAAAAGGATAGACCTTGAAGATCGGGGTGAAACCTTACAACCTGTCACCATACGCGACATTTGCCAGATAGATAAGGACCATGTCCTGTTGGCAGGAGACCGGATTGTTCTTTTGGAAAACCCTTGGGATGAGATAAAAAAAAGTGCAAAACCACGTTTGAAAGTGGGGTCGCGTATGACAAGCCAGTTTGGAAGAGGGAAGGTTATTCTTAAAGATCAAGACGATAGGTTTTGGTTGGGTACATCAAAGGCCTTATTGGACTGTTCTTTTAATGGAGAAGATATTGTAATAAATCATGATTACAGTGCCAATGGGAATAATGCGGCTTTCGCATACCATGATGTTTTTTCTCTTTACAAAGATGGGAAAGGACGCCTATGGATAGGCTCTTTTGGGGGTGGGCTGAATAAATTGGTGCTTGACGACCACGCGGAACCTAAGAACGGGGAGCTTTTTAATAAAAACAATCTATTGCCCGATGATGCCGTCTACGGAATTTTGGAAGATCGAAGCAAGTATTTGTGGATCAGTACCGACATGGGTTTGGTCAAGTTCAACCCCAGCGACAATTCCGTAAACCTATTCGATGTAAGGGATGGACTTCCGCAGAACAATTTCAGAGAGGTGGCTCATTTTAGTGGGAAGTCAGGATATTTTTATTTCGGGGGGTTAAATGGCTTGACACTGTTTAAACCTGAGGAAGTAAAGCTGAAGAATCAAACCCCAAAAGTACTGATTTCCGAGCTGATAATTGATAATAAACCGTTTAAGATCGGAGAAGAAATAAATGGAAACCGTGTGCTATCCCGATCCATTACAGAAACCAAAGGGATTCGTATTCCACGGAGTCTACGAAACTTATCTTTCAGTGTGGTGGTCAGGCAAACGTCATCGCCTTCCAAAAATAGCCTTTCGTATAAGCTCGAGGGTTTTAACGACGATTGGGTGCACGAAGACTTGGGCAAAACCACAATCAATTATACCAACCTCACAGCTGGCAATTATGTGCTGAAGATAAAAGCGGCCAATAGCGATGGCGTGTGGAGTGAGCATGTCAAAGAAATTGCCATTGAAGTGTTGCCGTATTGGTACAATACCTGGTGGAGTTATTTATTGTTTTTCATAATATTTGCTGGGGTGATCGTCGGTATTATGGCCTATTTCGTACGGCTTGAGAAATTGAACCAACGCCTGAAATTCGAAGAATTGGACAAAGAGCGTATTGAGATCATCAACCAAGGCAAATTCCGCTATTTCACAAACCTGTCGCACGAGTTTCGCACACCTTTGACATTGATTTCGGGGCCTTTGGAACAATTGATGACCGACAATGTGAATCCCGATAATCTGGCCTATTTGTCTATCATCAAAAAGAATACAAAGAGGTTGCTCAACCTAGCCAATCAATTGATCACGTTCAGAGAAGTGGAAGAAGGCGGGGTTAAATTGACGCCCTCGAAACTGACCTTGGGCGAATTTCTTTACCCCACAACCGAGGCTTTTGAAAATTACGCCAACGAGAAAAACATCAATTTCTTCTACAAAATTGCCACACCCAATGAAACTTTGGTGACGGATGTGGAAAAATTGGAACGGATTCTCTACAATCTGCTGTCCAATGCTTTTAAGAATACACCGCCAGATGGTGCAATCTGGATTGAAGCTCGGGTTGAAAATGTGCTGGAGAAGAAAACCATTTTCATCGATGTGGTGGATACCGGGCGGGGCATTCCGCAAGAAAGTCTAGAAAAAATCTTCGAACGCTTTTACCGCTTGGGAGAAAAAGGGGGAGAAAATGTAGGCGGCGGCGGTATTGGTTTGGCTTTCTCCAGGTCTTTGGTGCAATTGCTGGGCGGAGAAATTTCGGTGAAAAGCGAAGAGGGCGTGGAAACTCGGTTTTCGCTCACGATACCTTCTGGTTCGGAAGAGCCTTTTCTGACTCAAAATGAAACGGCCTCGAAATCGTATGTGCACGATTGGGTTCCTTTGTCGAATGAAAATCCTTCTACTCCGGTGCTTTGGACAGAAGACAGGCAATCGGAGAAAAAATCGCTGTTGTTGGTGGAAGATGAAGTGGATATTCAACAATTTTTGCTCAGAGCCCTTTCTGCAAAATACGATGTGGCCGTGGCGGGAAATGGGCTTGAAGCCTTGAAAATGATCAAGAAGAAAGAACCTGATTTGATTATCAGCGATGTAATGATGCCCGAAATGGACGGTTTTACTTTTTGTGAGCAGATCAAATCGAATGCGGATACGAGCCATATTCCCTTGCTGCTGCTTACGGCATTGGGCGATGAAGAAAACCTGATAAAGGGGCTTGAATATGGAGCCGACGAATATTTGAGCAAGCCCTTTTCGCTGAAACATCTAGAACTGCGATTGGAAAAGTTGATAAACAACACGCTCAGAATCAAAGAATATTTTTCGAAAAATAGCTTTTTGCCCGAAAATAAAGATGATTTGGGCATCACGAAACGCGATCAAGAATTTCTGGAAGATCTGAATGCACATATTGCGAACCATCTTTCCAATTCTGAATTTGGCGTGGAGGAATTGTCGAAAGAACTTAATCTAAGTCCTTCTCACCTTTACCGCCGATTGAAAAAGCTCACGGGCCAAGTGCCCAATGTATATCTCAGAAACTTCAGGTTACAGCGTGCAGCCGAATTGCTGGAAAGTCACGAAGGCTACAATGTGGCCGAAGTGATGTATCAAATCGGCATAGAATCTCATTCGTACTTTTCTTCTTCATTTAAGAAGCTTTTCGGGGTGTCGCCCTCTCAATATGCGAGAAAAAACTAA
- a CDS encoding hybrid sensor histidine kinase/response regulator transcription factor, whose amino-acid sequence MRYPADLTRTVFGVFWCVFFSLLAPSLSNAQVFRQITDKWGKSIANTQDIVQDAEGFVWLATERGLYRYDSQGLKRYRNAASDKHSISSNQLRAAFCDSKGNLWIGGTGGLDLYNRAQDNFTHIDHNLPNTNPEKNNQIYFITEGPEGHILVGTPFGLNRIALEGDEVKVTYIIHRVFEGPSQDIVSFGQTSNGDFWLGSLDGLVYIPMRNGEPELFRIQPTLGSPLVNQLYSLFVDKMDVIWLSSNGGGLFRFDTKAKEFEKVKDFRGPDGAWPVITGMHQDESGDFWTSTNLGLAIYNPVKHKVNWLRHDSQNAYSLPDNHITTMYFDKQGGIWLNSSFYGISYFCPDSPTFSPWPFEKDVSKGKAFANAWMGPRHGRGLWLINEKQNQLTLFDGVGHARSQALKLRSVSDYNCFYIDENEVLWAAGNSMLTSCDLKTNVYRDYPTWIAGENYIKKGDPFDILEDSQGRFWIVGTFGILLFDKKEKKFSRYQSVTYSHSIIEDSKQNIWIGGGDEVFLLKKNAKDFVRILTDKSKSSGSFAGVWKMAEGASGSIWAATKQGLQRYDKETDAFVLDERIDLENVEDLRVDKKGYLWLMSNSELTRFHSKSGRRQTYGFMDGLPHSGVSRQASSVEDEKGEFYFMTNEGVFNFSPLGIADEGEMAHIVFTALNLFNKEVAVGDSSGVLSENINEIEHLVLRHDQNIFSVNFALTSFRRSERNHYAYKMQGFDKYWVYTATPSAAYMNLSPGNYVFEVKASDGEGYWTGTPRRLSVEVLPPWWKTGYAYLAYILSTIAFLSLLIRYFWLRDKLRRENELYQVKLDFFTNLSHEVRTHLSLIIGPLEKTFADLSGDTVAQTHLTYARNSSAKLMQLVNELLDFRKIQNKSVVLKVYEYDLVKVLKNILSSFEHLAEDRNITLEFIYSVKVVNLWFDLGQLQKVFYNLLSNAFKFTPNGGAISVELLEVSNEVLVKVMDSGRGIKPQHLSKLFESFFQDHDHQESYGGHGIGLALSKAIVELHHGNIGVTSIEQQGGQQGETCFTIKLLKGKSHFGQEQFGKEETALANTLTFQLANESESTLPPSTEKKNTLLIVEDNDELRAFEEEIFGGMYHVLSASNGQEGLNLAFEYIPDVVLCDIMMPEVNGLDLCGTLKTDTRTSHIPVVLLTARSEVSQVIEGLNASADDYLVKPFDPNVLSLKIANLIKVREELRAYYNKSLALGAGNETLANADGEFIAKLRDLVIENISVQSFGVNEIALHVGMSVSVLYRKLRALTGMTVNDFVKSARMQRAMQLLETGNYQVNEVALSVGYEDVRYFSRQFKKVFGRNPSQICGGKEAKN is encoded by the coding sequence ATGAGATATCCGGCTGACCTTACACGTACAGTTTTTGGGGTGTTTTGGTGTGTTTTTTTCTCTCTTCTGGCCCCTTCTTTGTCTAATGCTCAGGTGTTCCGTCAAATAACGGACAAATGGGGGAAGTCAATTGCCAATACGCAGGATATCGTGCAAGATGCGGAGGGCTTTGTGTGGCTCGCCACAGAAAGAGGGCTGTACAGATACGATTCACAAGGACTGAAGCGGTATCGTAATGCCGCTTCGGATAAGCACTCCATTTCTTCAAATCAGCTTCGGGCGGCTTTTTGTGATTCGAAAGGGAATCTCTGGATTGGGGGAACAGGGGGCTTAGACTTGTACAACAGAGCACAGGATAATTTCACACATATAGACCACAACCTTCCGAACACAAACCCCGAAAAAAACAATCAGATCTATTTTATAACCGAAGGGCCGGAGGGGCATATTTTGGTAGGGACTCCATTTGGGCTCAATCGAATCGCTCTTGAAGGCGATGAGGTAAAGGTAACGTATATAATTCATCGAGTTTTTGAAGGCCCCTCGCAAGATATTGTATCCTTTGGTCAGACCTCAAACGGCGACTTTTGGCTCGGTAGTTTGGATGGGCTGGTGTATATTCCAATGCGGAATGGAGAACCCGAGCTTTTCCGTATACAACCGACGCTTGGTTCGCCATTGGTCAATCAACTGTATAGTCTTTTTGTCGACAAAATGGATGTTATCTGGCTGAGCAGCAATGGTGGTGGTTTGTTCCGGTTCGACACCAAAGCAAAGGAGTTTGAGAAGGTGAAGGACTTTAGGGGGCCGGATGGGGCTTGGCCTGTAATCACTGGAATGCACCAGGATGAAAGCGGAGATTTCTGGACTTCGACTAATCTTGGTTTGGCTATATACAATCCTGTCAAGCATAAAGTCAACTGGTTGAGACACGATTCTCAAAATGCCTACAGTTTACCGGACAACCACATCACCACAATGTATTTTGATAAACAAGGTGGAATATGGCTGAATAGCTCTTTTTATGGGATCAGTTATTTTTGTCCGGATAGTCCTACCTTTTCACCTTGGCCTTTTGAAAAGGATGTGAGCAAGGGAAAGGCGTTTGCCAATGCTTGGATGGGACCAAGGCATGGGAGAGGCTTGTGGTTGATCAACGAAAAGCAAAACCAACTGACATTGTTCGATGGGGTGGGTCATGCCCGATCGCAGGCTCTGAAACTGAGGAGCGTTTCGGACTACAACTGTTTTTATATCGATGAGAATGAGGTACTTTGGGCGGCTGGGAATAGCATGCTGACAAGTTGTGACCTTAAAACAAACGTGTATCGCGATTACCCTACATGGATTGCCGGTGAGAATTATATTAAAAAGGGTGATCCCTTTGATATTTTGGAGGACAGTCAGGGACGTTTTTGGATCGTGGGCACTTTCGGAATTTTGCTATTCGACAAGAAGGAAAAGAAATTTAGCCGCTATCAATCCGTCACGTATTCACATTCGATAATCGAAGATTCTAAGCAAAATATTTGGATAGGGGGAGGGGATGAGGTTTTTCTGTTGAAAAAGAATGCCAAGGATTTTGTGCGAATACTGACGGACAAAAGTAAATCCAGTGGGAGTTTCGCGGGTGTTTGGAAAATGGCTGAAGGGGCTTCGGGTTCAATTTGGGCGGCCACCAAACAGGGCCTCCAGCGATACGACAAAGAGACCGATGCATTTGTATTGGACGAGCGAATCGACTTGGAAAACGTCGAAGATTTGAGAGTGGATAAAAAGGGCTATTTATGGCTTATGTCCAATTCTGAACTTACTCGATTCCACTCGAAGAGCGGAAGAAGACAAACTTATGGGTTTATGGATGGTTTGCCGCATAGCGGAGTTTCGCGGCAGGCTTCGAGTGTCGAAGACGAGAAGGGCGAATTTTACTTTATGACCAATGAGGGAGTATTCAATTTCTCTCCGCTCGGAATTGCCGATGAAGGGGAAATGGCTCATATTGTATTTACTGCCCTGAACTTGTTTAACAAAGAGGTTGCGGTGGGCGACAGCAGTGGCGTATTGTCAGAAAATATCAATGAAATTGAGCATTTGGTCTTGAGGCATGATCAAAATATTTTCTCTGTGAATTTTGCCTTGACGAGCTTTCGGCGTTCGGAAAGAAACCATTATGCCTACAAAATGCAAGGTTTCGACAAATATTGGGTCTATACGGCCACGCCTTCGGCGGCCTACATGAATTTGTCGCCGGGCAATTATGTGTTCGAAGTAAAGGCCAGCGACGGAGAGGGGTATTGGACAGGTACGCCCCGCCGACTTTCGGTAGAAGTGCTGCCCCCTTGGTGGAAAACAGGGTACGCCTATTTGGCTTATATATTGAGTACGATAGCTTTTCTTTCTTTGTTGATCCGCTATTTTTGGTTGAGAGATAAGCTGAGACGCGAGAACGAACTGTATCAGGTAAAACTCGACTTCTTTACCAATCTATCCCACGAGGTGAGAACCCACCTTTCATTGATTATAGGGCCATTGGAAAAGACTTTTGCCGATCTTTCGGGAGATACTGTCGCCCAGACCCACCTCACCTATGCCCGGAACAGTTCGGCAAAACTTATGCAGCTGGTGAACGAGCTTTTGGATTTTCGGAAAATCCAGAATAAAAGTGTAGTGCTGAAAGTCTACGAATACGACTTGGTCAAGGTTTTAAAAAATATTTTGTCTTCTTTCGAGCACTTGGCCGAGGACAGGAATATCACGCTTGAGTTTATCTATTCTGTTAAAGTGGTGAACCTTTGGTTTGATTTGGGGCAGCTGCAAAAGGTTTTCTACAATTTATTGAGCAATGCTTTCAAGTTTACCCCCAATGGGGGGGCGATATCGGTGGAACTGTTGGAGGTGTCAAATGAAGTGCTAGTTAAAGTTATGGATAGCGGAAGGGGCATTAAACCCCAGCATCTGAGCAAATTGTTTGAGAGTTTTTTTCAGGATCACGATCATCAAGAATCCTACGGTGGCCACGGTATTGGCTTGGCTTTGTCAAAAGCTATTGTAGAGTTACACCATGGAAATATAGGAGTCACAAGTATAGAACAGCAAGGAGGCCAGCAGGGAGAAACCTGTTTTACCATCAAGCTTTTGAAAGGGAAATCGCATTTCGGTCAAGAGCAATTCGGGAAAGAGGAAACTGCATTGGCGAATACGCTTACATTTCAGCTGGCAAATGAATCAGAATCAACGCTACCGCCTTCAACTGAGAAGAAGAATACCCTTCTTATTGTCGAAGACAACGACGAATTGAGGGCTTTTGAGGAGGAGATTTTCGGGGGGATGTACCATGTTTTGTCGGCGTCGAATGGGCAAGAAGGTTTGAATTTGGCTTTCGAATATATTCCGGATGTGGTTCTTTGTGACATCATGATGCCCGAAGTGAACGGTTTGGATTTGTGCGGCACCCTGAAAACAGATACGCGGACCTCGCATATCCCTGTTGTTTTGCTGACGGCCCGAAGCGAGGTTTCGCAAGTGATCGAGGGCTTGAATGCCAGTGCGGACGATTATTTGGTGAAGCCATTTGACCCCAACGTGCTTTCCTTGAAAATTGCTAATTTGATCAAAGTGCGTGAAGAATTGCGGGCCTATTACAATAAATCGTTGGCATTGGGTGCGGGAAACGAAACGCTAGCGAACGCCGATGGGGAATTCATTGCAAAGCTACGCGATTTGGTAATCGAGAACATATCTGTGCAAAGTTTTGGCGTAAATGAGATTGCCCTACACGTGGGCATGAGTGTTTCGGTTTTGTACCGCAAGCTGCGTGCACTGACGGGGATGACCGTAAATGATTTTGTAAAATCGGCAAGAATGCAGCGGGCTATGCAACTTTTGGAAACAGGCAATTATCAGGTAAATGAAGTGGCCCTGTCTGTGGGCTACGAAGATGTACGCTACTTTAGCCGCCAGTTTAAAAAGGTTTTTGGAAGAAATCCAAGCCAAATATGCGGTGGAAAAGAAGCGAAGAATTGA